The Flavobacterium psychrophilum genome includes a region encoding these proteins:
- a CDS encoding magnesium chelatase, producing MEKTKAPESENINFQSRLNLSELQQSIADVKREISSVIVGQSKMIDQLLVAILSNGHVLLEGVPGVAKTISAKLLSKTLSLDFSRIQFTPDLMPSDILGTSVFDMSKSAFTFKKGPIFSNFVLIDEINRAPAKTQAALFEVMEERQITVEGTTYPMEAPFLVIATQNPIEQEGTYRLPEAQLDRFLFKINIDYPNLDEEIAILQRENALQDREKLDNIKKVLSQSDIIKYQGIVKQIVIEPQLLEYIAKIVTNTRDNAFLYLGASPRASIAILNASKGYAALRGRDFVTPDDIKESAIPVLQHRVMVAPEREMEGLTSEQIIKQIIDTVEIPR from the coding sequence ATAGAAAAAACAAAAGCACCGGAAAGTGAAAACATAAACTTTCAGTCGAGGCTTAATCTATCTGAACTGCAACAAAGCATTGCCGATGTTAAGAGGGAAATAAGCTCTGTAATTGTTGGGCAAAGCAAAATGATTGACCAGCTTTTGGTAGCTATACTTTCTAATGGGCACGTGCTACTTGAAGGTGTTCCGGGTGTGGCCAAAACCATCTCGGCAAAACTACTTTCTAAAACACTATCGTTAGATTTTAGCAGGATACAGTTTACGCCGGATTTAATGCCATCGGATATTTTAGGTACATCGGTATTTGATATGTCTAAATCGGCTTTTACCTTTAAAAAAGGACCTATATTTTCTAACTTCGTACTCATCGACGAGATAAACAGGGCGCCTGCAAAAACACAGGCTGCATTATTTGAAGTTATGGAAGAACGCCAGATAACTGTTGAGGGTACTACTTACCCTATGGAAGCTCCGTTCTTAGTTATAGCGACACAAAACCCTATTGAGCAGGAAGGTACTTACCGGCTTCCGGAAGCTCAGTTAGACCGTTTCCTTTTCAAAATCAATATAGATTACCCTAATCTTGATGAAGAGATAGCGATACTGCAAAGAGAAAACGCGCTTCAGGACAGGGAGAAACTGGATAACATCAAAAAAGTGCTTTCACAGTCGGATATCATTAAATATCAGGGCATTGTAAAACAAATTGTTATCGAGCCTCAGTTACTTGAATACATTGCTAAAATAGTTACCAATACCCGCGATAACGCGTTCCTTTACCTGGGTGCATCGCCGCGTGCATCTATTGCTATACTTAATGCATCTAAAGGATATGCCGCACTTAGGGGCAGGGACTTTGTAACTCCGGATGATATTAAAGAATCTGCCATTCCTGTACTACAGCACCGTGTTATGGTTGCACCGGAACGCGAAATGGAAGGCTTAACAAGCGAACAAATAATTAAGCAGATAATAGATACTGTAGAAATTCCGCGTTAA
- a CDS encoding cell division protein FtsB, whose amino-acid sequence MKWFKRIYLNNFFFYVLMGIIVCFIVSYFFPSLYRATWMLLYIFLGFTAIDFILLFLTNQRFNAERNVPEKLSNGDENPILLKLDSGYSFPVSIKVIDEIPVQFQVRNFEVKRKVPSGGSDSFEYFLRPLTRGEYFFGSLNVYVSSPLHLVCRRFIYDTGHMVPTYPSFIQLRKYDLMAFSNRLFQYGLKKIRRIGHTMEFEQIKDYVAGDDIRTINWKATAKKNQLMVNQFQDERSQNVYMAIDKGRIMKMPFNGLSLLDYAINSTLVLSNIILKKQDKAGMFTFSKKVENRVAADRRSAQMQRILETLYNVNTNFFESDFGRLYADIKKNITQRSLILLYTNFETLDGLKRQLPYLKGIAHSHLLVVVFFENSELEELTQATPDNVQEIYDQVIAEKFAFEKRLIVNELKKYGIYSVLTKPENLTIESINKYLEIKARGIL is encoded by the coding sequence ATGAAGTGGTTTAAACGCATATACCTCAACAACTTTTTTTTCTATGTGCTCATGGGCATAATAGTATGCTTTATAGTATCTTACTTTTTCCCTTCGTTGTATCGCGCTACATGGATGCTGCTGTATATCTTCCTTGGTTTTACAGCTATAGATTTTATACTGCTTTTCCTGACAAACCAACGGTTTAATGCAGAACGTAATGTACCCGAAAAATTAAGTAACGGAGATGAAAACCCTATCCTTTTAAAACTGGATAGCGGTTACTCCTTCCCCGTTAGTATAAAAGTAATAGATGAAATACCGGTACAGTTTCAGGTACGTAACTTTGAGGTAAAACGAAAAGTTCCATCTGGCGGAAGCGACAGCTTTGAATACTTTTTACGGCCATTAACCCGCGGAGAATATTTTTTTGGCAGTCTTAATGTATATGTATCGTCTCCCCTGCACCTTGTGTGCAGAAGATTTATATATGACACAGGACACATGGTACCTACCTACCCTTCTTTTATTCAGCTTAGAAAGTACGACCTTATGGCGTTCTCGAACAGGCTGTTTCAATACGGGTTAAAAAAGATACGCCGTATTGGCCATACTATGGAGTTTGAGCAGATTAAAGATTATGTTGCCGGAGATGACATACGAACGATTAACTGGAAGGCTACCGCCAAGAAAAACCAGTTGATGGTGAACCAGTTTCAGGACGAACGATCGCAGAACGTATATATGGCCATAGATAAAGGCCGTATTATGAAAATGCCTTTTAACGGACTGAGCCTTCTGGATTACGCCATAAACTCTACACTTGTACTATCAAACATTATCCTTAAAAAACAGGATAAGGCTGGTATGTTTACCTTCTCTAAAAAAGTAGAGAACCGTGTGGCTGCCGATCGCCGTTCGGCTCAGATGCAGCGTATACTGGAAACACTCTACAATGTAAACACCAACTTTTTTGAGAGCGATTTTGGACGTTTGTATGCCGATATTAAAAAGAATATTACCCAGCGAAGTTTAATCCTACTTTATACCAATTTTGAAACACTTGACGGATTGAAACGTCAGTTACCTTATCTAAAAGGTATTGCACACAGCCACCTGCTGGTAGTAGTTTTTTTTGAGAACAGCGAGTTGGAAGAGCTTACCCAGGCTACACCTGATAATGTTCAGGAGATATACGACCAGGTGATCGCAGAAAAATTTGCTTTTGAAAAAAGGCTGATCGTTAATGAGCTTAAGAAATACGGAATTTATTCGGTACTAACAAAACCCGAAAACCTTACCATAGAAAGTATTAACAAATACCTTGAAATTAAAGCAAGGGGTATTTTGTAA